The Drosophila biarmipes strain raj3 chromosome 2L, RU_DBia_V1.1, whole genome shotgun sequence genome has a window encoding:
- the LOC108027669 gene encoding protein FAM210B, mitochondrial: protein MILKSGKACVLLRTRLPFGLYNLRKMSAVQTFKAGFWMRNSLAEAIPIKKSQGFGFTSQNTDGLTQAGSCIRSYSTESASTQTTATIKLSKREQLKRAFKEYGATIVAFHIGISVISLGGFYLLVSSGINLMPILDFLGIGSSAIAEKVATGSTFVVAFAVHKIFAPARISITLGTTPFIVRYLRSKGLLKPKTGST from the coding sequence ATGATCCTAAAATCGGGAAAGGCCTGTGTGCTTCTAAGAACCCGTTTGCCTTTTGGTCTGTATAACCTGAGAAAGATGTCAGCTGTGCAAACCTTTAAAGCGGGATTCTGGATGAGGAATTCCTTAGCTGAGGCTATCCCTATCAAGAAATCGCAAGGTTTTGGGTTCACCTCTCAAAACACGGATGGGTTGACCCAAGCAGGATCATGTATTCGAAGCTATAGTACCGAATCAGCCTCCACACAGACCACGGCGACTATAAAACTGAGTAAAAGGGAGCAACTGAAGCGGGCCTTCAAGGAATATGGAGCCACCATTGTGGCCTTTCACATCGGCATATCCGTGATTTCCCTGGGAGGCTTCTATCTACTCGTGTCCAGTGGCATCAACCTGATGCCCATACTGGACTTCCTGGGCATAGGATCATCGGCGATTGCCGAAAAAGTGGCCACCGGAAGCACCTTTGTAGTGGCCTTTGCCGTGCACAAGATCTTTGCTCCAGCCAGAATTAGCATCACATTGGGTACAACACCATTTATTGTGCGCTACTTGCGATCCAAAGGACTGCTGAAGCCTAAAACTGGAAGCACTTAG